One window of the Pseudomonas sp. S04 genome contains the following:
- a CDS encoding type III PLP-dependent enzyme, translated as MSINVEDYFARATFDKMKAFADKQETPFVVIDTAMISQAYDDLRAGFEFAKVYYAVKANPAVEIIDLLKSKGSSFDIASIYELDKVMDRGVSADRISYGNTIKKSKDIRYFYERGVRLFSTDSEADLRNIAKAAPGSKVYVRILTEGSTTADWPLSRKFGCQTDMAMDLLILARDLGLVPYGISFHVGSQQRDISVWDAAIAKVKVIFERLKEEDGIELKLINMGGGFPANYITRTNSLETYAEEIIRFLKEDFGDDLPEIILEPGRSLIANAGILVSEVVLVARKSRTAVERWVYTDVGKFSGLIETMDEAIKFPIWTEKKGEMEEVVIAGPTCDSADIMYENYKYGLPLNLAIGDRLYWLSTGAYTTSYSAVEFNGFPPLKSFYV; from the coding sequence ATGTCGATCAACGTCGAAGACTATTTCGCGCGCGCCACTTTTGACAAAATGAAGGCGTTCGCCGACAAACAAGAAACCCCGTTCGTGGTGATCGACACCGCGATGATCAGCCAGGCCTACGATGACCTGCGCGCCGGTTTCGAATTCGCCAAAGTCTATTACGCGGTCAAGGCCAACCCGGCCGTCGAGATCATCGACCTGCTCAAGTCCAAAGGTTCGAGCTTTGACATCGCGTCGATCTACGAGCTGGACAAGGTGATGGACCGTGGCGTCAGCGCCGACCGTATCAGCTACGGCAACACCATCAAGAAATCCAAGGACATCCGCTACTTCTACGAGAGGGGTGTGCGCCTGTTCTCCACCGACTCCGAAGCCGACCTGCGCAACATCGCCAAGGCGGCACCGGGTTCAAAAGTCTATGTGCGGATTCTCACCGAAGGCTCGACCACGGCTGACTGGCCTTTGTCGCGCAAGTTCGGCTGCCAGACCGACATGGCCATGGACCTGCTGATCCTGGCTCGTGACCTGGGCCTGGTGCCGTACGGTATTTCGTTCCACGTCGGTTCGCAGCAACGCGACATCAGCGTCTGGGACGCAGCGATCGCCAAGGTCAAAGTGATCTTCGAGCGCCTGAAAGAAGAAGACGGTATCGAGCTCAAGCTGATCAACATGGGCGGTGGCTTCCCGGCCAACTACATCACCCGCACCAACAGCCTGGAAACCTACGCCGAGGAAATCATCCGCTTCCTCAAGGAAGACTTCGGTGATGACTTGCCGGAAATCATCCTGGAGCCGGGCCGTTCGTTGATCGCCAACGCCGGCATCCTGGTCAGTGAAGTCGTACTGGTCGCGCGTAAATCCCGTACCGCAGTAGAGCGCTGGGTGTACACGGACGTGGGCAAGTTCTCCGGTCTGATCGAAACCATGGACGAAGCCATCAAGTTCCCGATCTGGACCGAGAAGAAAGGTGAGATGGAAGAAGTGGTGATCGCTGGCCCAACCTGCGACAGCGCCGACATCATGTACGAAAACTATAAGTACGGCCTGCCGCTGAACCTGGCCATCGGTGACCGCCTGTACTGGCTGTCCACCGGCGCGTACACCACCAGCTACAGCGCCGTCGAGTTCAATGGCTTCCCACCGTTGAAGTCGTTCTACGTGTAA
- a CDS encoding osmoprotectant ABC transporter ATP-binding protein OsmV: MIELQNLSKTFRSNGKDVKAVDSVSLTVNEGEICVFLGPSGCGKSTTLKMINRLIKPTSGKILINGEDTTDLDAVTLRRNIGYVIQQIGLFPNMTIEENITVVPRLLGWDKQKCHDRARELMSMIKLEPKQYLHRYPRELSGGQQQRIGVIRALAADAPLLLMDEPFGAVDPINREMIQNEFFEMQRALNKTVIMVSHDIDEAIKLGDKIAIFRAGKLLQIDHPDTLLAHPADDFVSNFVGQDSTLKRLLLVKAEDAADNAPSVSPETPVADALELMDEHDRRYVVVTCAENKALGYVRRRDLHRQGGSCGQYLREFNATAAYDEHLRILLSRMYEFNRSWLPVLDAERVFLGEVTQESIAEYLSSGKSRGGKTSIVSPAETALA; this comes from the coding sequence ATGATCGAACTTCAAAACCTCAGCAAAACCTTCCGCAGCAACGGCAAAGACGTCAAAGCCGTGGACTCGGTAAGCCTGACCGTCAATGAAGGCGAAATCTGCGTGTTCCTCGGGCCATCGGGCTGCGGCAAAAGCACCACGCTGAAGATGATCAACCGCCTGATCAAACCGACCTCGGGCAAGATCCTGATCAACGGCGAAGACACCACCGACCTCGACGCAGTGACCCTGCGCCGCAACATCGGCTATGTGATCCAGCAGATCGGCCTGTTCCCCAACATGACCATCGAGGAGAACATCACCGTGGTCCCGCGCCTGCTCGGCTGGGACAAACAGAAGTGCCACGACCGCGCCCGCGAGTTGATGAGCATGATCAAGCTCGAACCCAAGCAGTACCTGCACCGCTATCCGCGTGAACTGTCCGGTGGCCAGCAGCAGCGCATCGGCGTGATCCGCGCGCTGGCCGCCGATGCCCCGTTGCTGCTGATGGACGAACCCTTCGGCGCAGTCGACCCGATCAACCGCGAGATGATCCAGAACGAATTCTTCGAGATGCAGCGGGCGCTGAACAAGACGGTGATCATGGTCAGCCATGACATCGACGAAGCGATCAAGCTGGGGGACAAGATCGCCATCTTCCGCGCCGGCAAGTTGTTGCAGATCGACCACCCGGACACCTTGCTCGCCCACCCGGCGGACGACTTTGTCAGCAACTTCGTGGGCCAGGACAGCACCCTCAAGCGCCTGCTGCTGGTCAAGGCCGAAGACGCCGCGGACAACGCCCCGTCCGTGAGCCCGGAGACCCCGGTGGCCGATGCGCTGGAGTTGATGGACGAACACGACCGCCGCTATGTGGTCGTCACCTGTGCCGAAAACAAGGCCCTGGGCTACGTACGTCGCCGCGACCTGCACCGCCAGGGCGGCTCATGTGGCCAGTATCTGCGCGAGTTCAACGCCACTGCAGCCTACGACGAACACCTGCGCATCCTGCTGTCGCGCATGTACGAGTTCAACCGCTCGTGGCTGCCGGTGCTGGATGCGGAGCGGGTGTTCCTCGGCGAAGTGACCCAGGAATCGATTGCCGAGTACCTGAGCTCCGGCAAGTCCCGTGGCGGCAAGACCAGCATTGTGTCGCCGGCCGAGACTGCGTTGGCCTGA
- a CDS encoding ABC transporter permease: protein MDFLNAFSHLDWPLVLHLTWQHITLVGIAVTLAIVVGVPLGIVMTRFPALAGPLQASATVLLTVPSIALFGLLLPFYSKFGQGLGPMPAITAVFLYSLLPIMRNTYLALTGVEPGIREAARGIGMTFGQRLRMVELPIAVPVILAGVRTAVVMNIGVMTIAATIGAGGLGVLILASISRSDMSMLIVGAVLVSVLAIFADLLLQWLQRSLTPKGLLK, encoded by the coding sequence ATGGATTTCCTGAACGCCTTTTCCCATCTGGACTGGCCACTTGTCCTGCACCTGACCTGGCAACACATCACCCTGGTCGGGATCGCCGTGACCCTGGCGATTGTCGTCGGCGTGCCCCTGGGCATTGTGATGACTCGCTTTCCGGCACTGGCCGGCCCGCTACAGGCCAGCGCCACCGTGCTGCTGACCGTGCCCTCGATTGCCCTGTTCGGCCTGCTGCTGCCGTTCTATTCGAAGTTCGGCCAGGGCCTGGGGCCGATGCCGGCGATTACCGCGGTGTTCCTGTACTCCCTGCTGCCGATCATGCGTAACACCTACCTGGCGCTGACCGGCGTCGAACCGGGTATTCGCGAAGCCGCCCGGGGCATTGGCATGACATTCGGCCAGCGCCTGCGCATGGTCGAACTGCCGATCGCGGTGCCGGTGATTCTCGCCGGTGTGCGCACCGCCGTGGTGATGAACATCGGGGTGATGACCATCGCCGCGACCATCGGCGCCGGCGGCCTGGGCGTACTCATTCTCGCCTCCATCAGCCGCAGCGACATGTCGATGCTGATTGTCGGCGCGGTCCTGGTCAGTGTGCTGGCCATCTTCGCCGACCTGCTCTTGCAATGGCTGCAACGCTCGCTGACTCCAAAAGGACTCCTGAAATGA
- a CDS encoding glycine betaine ABC transporter substrate-binding protein, with product MKLPSLLLGCVLLCAGFAQAAEKPLIRIGARVFTEQTLLAEITAQYLRAKGYNAQVTGGLGSNLARSAQETGQLDMVWEYTGVSLVSYNHVTEKLDSQQSLARVTELDAKKGLTWLSPSKFSNTYALALPEKIAEQFPEVNSISELNTALRNQAEDNPLVALDTEFANRSDGLAGMVERYDMDLTRRNIRQMDAGLVYTALRNGQVFAGLVYTTDGRLSAFKLKLLKDDKHYFPDYTAAPVVRQVYLDAHPQLAGQLKPLADLFDDETMRQLNARVDVNHESPSAVAADFLRQHPQLSNN from the coding sequence ATGAAATTACCAAGCTTGTTACTGGGCTGCGTCCTGCTGTGCGCAGGATTTGCCCAGGCCGCCGAAAAACCCCTGATCCGCATCGGCGCCCGGGTCTTCACCGAGCAGACCCTGCTCGCCGAAATCACCGCCCAATACCTGCGCGCCAAAGGCTACAACGCCCAGGTCACCGGCGGCCTGGGCAGCAACCTGGCCCGCAGCGCCCAGGAAACCGGGCAACTGGACATGGTCTGGGAGTACACCGGGGTCTCCCTGGTGTCCTACAACCACGTCACGGAAAAGCTCGACAGCCAGCAGTCCCTGGCCCGGGTCACTGAACTGGATGCGAAGAAGGGCCTTACCTGGCTCTCGCCGTCGAAATTCAGCAACACCTACGCCCTGGCACTGCCCGAGAAAATCGCCGAGCAATTCCCCGAGGTCAACAGCATCAGCGAGCTGAACACGGCGCTGCGCAATCAGGCCGAGGACAACCCGCTGGTGGCCCTGGACACCGAGTTCGCCAACCGTTCCGACGGCCTGGCAGGCATGGTCGAGCGCTACGACATGGACCTGACCCGACGCAACATCCGCCAGATGGACGCGGGCCTGGTCTACACCGCACTGCGCAATGGCCAGGTGTTTGCCGGCCTGGTGTACACCACCGACGGGCGCCTGAGTGCGTTCAAACTCAAGTTGCTCAAAGACGACAAGCATTACTTCCCCGACTACACCGCCGCCCCCGTGGTGCGCCAGGTGTACCTCGACGCCCATCCGCAACTGGCTGGCCAACTCAAGCCGCTGGCCGATCTGTTCGATGACGAGACCATGCGCCAGCTCAATGCCCGGGTCGACGTCAATCATGAAAGCCCGTCGGCCGTGGCCGCAGACTTCCTGCGCCAGCACCCACAGCTTTCGAACAACTGA
- a CDS encoding ABC transporter permease has product MAIRYGKGLIGGAVVVALLALLIHWIGINTIELYRDDLLFYLQAHLILVLASMLAALVVGIPAGILLSRPTLVGRAERFMQIFNIGNTVPPLAVLAIALGILGIGSGPAIFALFLASLLPIVRNTYEGLKNVQGSLKEAAVGIGMTPRQVLWRVELPNAVPIIIGGVRVALAINVGTAPLAFLIGANSLGSLIFPGIALNNQPQLILGAACTALLALLLDGLVTLSSRLWLERGLPQS; this is encoded by the coding sequence GTGGCTATTCGCTATGGCAAAGGGCTGATAGGGGGAGCGGTTGTCGTCGCCCTCCTGGCCCTGCTGATCCACTGGATCGGCATCAACACGATCGAACTGTACCGCGACGATTTGTTGTTTTACCTGCAAGCTCACCTGATCCTCGTCCTCGCTTCCATGCTGGCCGCCCTTGTCGTGGGCATCCCTGCCGGCATCCTGCTCAGCCGCCCGACCCTGGTCGGACGCGCCGAACGCTTCATGCAAATCTTCAACATCGGCAACACCGTCCCACCCCTGGCCGTACTGGCCATCGCCCTGGGGATCCTCGGGATCGGCAGCGGCCCTGCCATCTTCGCCCTCTTCCTCGCCTCCCTCCTGCCCATCGTGCGCAATACCTACGAGGGCCTGAAAAACGTCCAGGGTTCACTCAAGGAAGCCGCCGTCGGCATCGGCATGACCCCGCGCCAAGTGCTCTGGCGGGTCGAACTGCCGAACGCCGTGCCGATCATCATCGGTGGCGTGCGAGTAGCGCTGGCGATCAACGTCGGTACCGCGCCCCTGGCGTTCCTGATCGGCGCCAACAGTCTGGGCAGCCTGATTTTCCCCGGCATTGCCCTGAACAACCAGCCGCAACTGATCCTCGGCGCGGCGTGTACCGCCCTGCTGGCATTGCTGCTGGACGGTCTGGTGACACTGAGCAGCCGCCTCTGGCTGGAACGCGGGTTACCCCAGTCCTAA
- a CDS encoding peptide chain release factor 3 produces MTKQAAEVAKRRTFAIISHPDAGKTTITEKLLLMGKAIAVAGTVKSRKSDRHATSDWMEMEKQRGISITTSVMQFPYRDHMINLLDTPGHEDFSEDTYRTLTAVDSALMVLDGGKGVEPRTIALMDVCRLRDTPIVSFINKLDRDIRDPIELLDEIEAVLKIKAAPITWPIGCYRDFKGVYHLADDYIIVYTAGHGHERTEVKIIEKLDSDEARDHLGDEYDRFVEQLELVQGACHEFNQQEFLDGQLTPVFFGTALGNFGVDHVLDAVVNWAPKPLARVANERTVEPVEEKFTGFVFKIQANMDPKHRDRIAFMRICSGKYEKGMKMRHVRTGKDVRIGDALTFFSSEREQLEEAFAGDIIGLHNHGTIQIGDTFTEGEALGFTGIPHFAPELFRRVRLKDPLKSKQLRQGLQQLAEEGATQVFFPERSNDIILGAVGVLQFDVVASRLKEEYKVECAYEPITVWSARWIDCSDKKKLEEFSVKAVENLAVDGGGHLTYLAPTRVNLALMEERWPDVKFRATREHH; encoded by the coding sequence ATGACCAAACAGGCCGCCGAAGTCGCGAAACGCCGCACTTTCGCCATTATTTCCCACCCCGATGCGGGTAAGACCACCATCACCGAGAAGCTCTTGCTGATGGGCAAGGCGATTGCGGTTGCCGGCACGGTGAAATCTCGCAAATCCGACCGCCATGCCACCTCCGACTGGATGGAAATGGAAAAGCAGCGGGGTATTTCGATTACCACGTCGGTCATGCAGTTTCCGTATCGCGATCACATGATCAACCTGCTCGACACCCCGGGCCACGAAGACTTCTCCGAAGATACCTACCGTACCCTGACGGCAGTCGACTCGGCCTTGATGGTCCTCGACGGCGGTAAGGGTGTAGAGCCACGGACCATCGCCCTGATGGACGTCTGCCGGCTGCGTGACACGCCGATCGTCAGCTTCATCAACAAACTCGACCGTGACATCCGCGACCCGATCGAACTGCTCGACGAAATCGAGGCGGTCCTGAAAATCAAGGCTGCGCCGATCACCTGGCCGATCGGTTGCTACCGCGACTTCAAAGGCGTGTATCACCTCGCCGACGACTACATCATCGTCTACACCGCGGGCCACGGCCACGAGCGGACCGAAGTCAAGATCATCGAGAAGCTCGACTCCGATGAGGCTCGCGATCACCTGGGTGACGAGTACGACCGCTTCGTCGAACAGCTCGAACTGGTGCAGGGCGCCTGCCACGAGTTCAACCAGCAGGAGTTCCTGGACGGCCAGCTGACGCCGGTGTTTTTCGGTACTGCGCTGGGCAACTTCGGTGTCGATCACGTGCTCGACGCCGTGGTCAACTGGGCGCCAAAACCGCTGGCCCGGGTTGCCAACGAGCGGACCGTGGAACCGGTGGAAGAGAAATTCACCGGCTTCGTGTTCAAGATCCAGGCGAACATGGACCCCAAGCACCGCGACCGAATTGCCTTCATGCGCATCTGCTCCGGCAAGTACGAAAAAGGCATGAAGATGCGCCACGTGCGCACCGGCAAGGACGTGCGGATCGGCGATGCGCTGACCTTCTTCTCCTCCGAGCGCGAGCAACTGGAAGAAGCGTTTGCCGGCGACATCATCGGCCTGCACAACCACGGCACCATCCAGATCGGCGACACCTTCACCGAAGGCGAAGCCCTGGGGTTCACCGGTATCCCGCACTTCGCCCCGGAACTGTTCCGCCGCGTACGCCTGAAGGACCCGCTGAAATCCAAGCAACTGCGCCAGGGCCTGCAGCAACTGGCCGAAGAGGGCGCCACCCAGGTGTTCTTCCCGGAGCGCAGCAACGACATCATCCTTGGCGCCGTGGGTGTCCTGCAGTTCGATGTGGTCGCCAGCCGCCTGAAAGAGGAATACAAGGTCGAGTGCGCCTACGAGCCGATCACCGTGTGGTCCGCGCGCTGGATCGATTGCAGCGATAAGAAGAAGCTTGAAGAGTTCAGCGTCAAGGCCGTGGAAAACCTCGCGGTCGACGGCGGTGGTCACCTGACCTACCTGGCCCCGACCCGGGTCAATCTGGCGCTGATGGAAGAGCGCTGGCCAGACGTGAAATTCCGCGCGACCCGTGAACACCACTAA
- a CDS encoding peptide ABC transporter ATP-binding protein — translation MAVVLTARDLTRHYEVSRGLFKGHATVRALNGVSFELEAGKTLAVVGESGCGKSTLARALTLIEEPSSGSLKIAGQEVTGANKAERKQLRKDVQMVFQSPYASLNPRQKIGDQLAEPLLINTNLSAAERRDKVQAMMKQVGLRPEHYQRYPHMFSGGQRQRIALARAMMLQPKVLVADEPTSALDVSIQAQVLNLFMDLQQEFNTAYVFISHNLAVVRHVADHVMVMYLGRPVEMGPKEDIYTRPLHPYTQALLSATPTIHPDPDKPKIKIVGELPNPLNPPSGCAFHKRCPYATERCSTEEPALRLLDSRQVACHYAEQFLEGAA, via the coding sequence ATGGCCGTCGTTCTCACAGCCCGTGACCTGACCCGTCACTACGAAGTCTCCCGCGGCCTGTTCAAGGGCCACGCCACCGTGCGTGCGCTCAACGGCGTGTCGTTCGAACTGGAAGCCGGCAAGACCCTGGCCGTGGTCGGCGAATCCGGTTGCGGCAAGTCGACCCTGGCCCGCGCCCTGACGCTGATCGAAGAGCCGTCCTCCGGCTCCTTGAAAATCGCCGGGCAGGAAGTCACCGGGGCCAACAAGGCCGAGCGCAAGCAGTTGCGCAAAGACGTGCAGATGGTGTTCCAGAGCCCGTACGCGTCGCTCAACCCGCGGCAGAAAATCGGTGACCAATTGGCCGAGCCGCTGCTGATCAACACCAACTTAAGCGCTGCCGAACGGCGCGACAAAGTCCAGGCGATGATGAAGCAGGTCGGCCTGCGTCCCGAGCATTACCAGCGTTATCCGCACATGTTTTCCGGTGGCCAGCGCCAGCGGATCGCCCTCGCCCGGGCAATGATGCTGCAACCGAAAGTGCTGGTGGCGGACGAACCGACCTCGGCGCTGGACGTGTCGATCCAGGCCCAGGTGCTGAACCTGTTCATGGACCTGCAGCAGGAATTCAACACCGCCTACGTGTTCATCTCCCACAACCTGGCGGTGGTGCGCCATGTGGCCGACCACGTGATGGTCATGTACCTCGGCCGTCCGGTGGAAATGGGCCCCAAAGAGGACATCTACACCCGCCCGCTGCACCCCTACACCCAGGCCCTGCTGTCGGCCACACCGACCATCCACCCGGACCCGGACAAACCGAAAATCAAGATCGTCGGCGAACTGCCCAACCCGCTGAACCCACCGTCCGGCTGCGCCTTCCACAAGCGCTGCCCGTACGCCACCGAGCGTTGTAGTACCGAAGAGCCGGCCTTGCGTTTGCTCGACAGCCGCCAGGTAGCGTGTCATTACGCCGAGCAATTTCTCGAGGGGGCGGCCTGA
- a CDS encoding ABC transporter ATP-binding protein, which produces MSLLEINNLNVRFGDKTAVPVVDGLDISVDKGEVLAIVGESGSGKSVTMMALMGLIEHPGIVTADALNFDGKNMLKLSNRQRRQIVGKDLAMVFQDPMTALNPSYTVGFQIEEVLRLHLKMSGRAARKRAIELLEKVEIPGAASRMDAYPHQLSGGMSQRVAIAMAIAGEPKLLIADEPTTALDVTIQAQIMDLLLALQKEQNMGLVLITHDLAVVAETAQRVCVMYAGQAVEVGQVPQLFDIPAHPYSEALLKAIPEHSLGESRLATLPGIVPGRYDRPQGCLLSPRCPYVQDNCRAQRPALDPKSNSLARCFYPLNQEVA; this is translated from the coding sequence ATGTCACTGTTAGAAATCAACAATCTCAACGTGCGTTTCGGCGACAAGACCGCCGTTCCGGTGGTCGACGGCCTCGACATTAGCGTGGACAAGGGCGAAGTCCTGGCCATCGTTGGCGAGTCGGGGTCGGGTAAATCGGTGACCATGATGGCGCTGATGGGCCTGATCGAGCACCCCGGAATCGTCACCGCCGACGCCCTGAACTTCGACGGCAAGAACATGCTCAAGCTGAGCAACCGCCAGCGGCGGCAGATCGTCGGCAAAGACCTGGCCATGGTCTTCCAGGACCCGATGACCGCGCTGAACCCGAGCTACACCGTCGGTTTCCAGATTGAAGAAGTGCTGCGCCTGCACCTGAAAATGTCCGGCCGCGCGGCGCGCAAGCGTGCCATCGAACTGCTGGAAAAAGTCGAGATCCCCGGGGCCGCCAGCCGCATGGACGCCTACCCGCACCAGCTCTCCGGCGGCATGAGCCAGCGCGTGGCGATTGCCATGGCAATTGCCGGCGAACCCAAGCTGCTGATCGCCGACGAACCGACCACCGCCCTCGACGTGACCATTCAGGCGCAGATCATGGACCTGCTGCTGGCCCTGCAGAAAGAGCAGAACATGGGCCTGGTGCTGATCACCCACGACCTTGCCGTGGTCGCCGAAACCGCCCAGCGCGTGTGCGTGATGTACGCCGGCCAAGCGGTGGAAGTCGGCCAGGTGCCGCAGCTGTTCGACATTCCCGCGCACCCGTACAGCGAAGCCCTGCTCAAGGCGATTCCGGAACACAGCCTGGGCGAATCGCGCCTGGCCACGCTGCCGGGTATCGTTCCCGGCCGTTACGACCGCCCGCAGGGTTGCCTGCTGTCGCCACGCTGCCCCTACGTGCAGGACAACTGCCGCGCCCAGCGCCCGGCCCTCGATCCGAAAAGCAACAGCCTCGCTCGCTGCTTCTATCCTTTGAATCAGGAGGTGGCGTAA
- a CDS encoding ABC transporter permease subunit: MSTPTPSVAVDQSLLYPSPYKEFWQAFSKNKGAVAGLMFMLLVIFCAIFAPWVAPHNPSEQYRDFLLTPPAWLEGGQLQFLLGTDELGRDLLSRLIQGSRLSLMIGLSSVVMSLIPGILLGLFAGFFPRLLGPTIMRLMDIMLALPSLLLAVAIVAILGPGLINTVIAIAIVSLPSYVRLTRAAVMGELNRDYVTAARLAGAGLPRLMFITVLPNCMAPLIVQATLSFSSAILDAAALGFLGLGVQPPTPEWGTMLASARDYIERAWWVVSLPGLTILLSVLAINLMGDGLRDALDPKLKNAA; the protein is encoded by the coding sequence ATGAGTACTCCAACACCCTCGGTAGCAGTCGATCAAAGCCTGCTGTATCCGTCCCCGTACAAAGAATTCTGGCAAGCGTTCTCCAAAAACAAAGGCGCCGTTGCCGGCCTGATGTTCATGTTGCTGGTGATCTTCTGCGCGATCTTCGCGCCCTGGGTTGCCCCGCATAACCCCAGCGAGCAGTACCGCGACTTCCTGCTGACCCCGCCGGCCTGGCTCGAAGGCGGGCAACTGCAGTTCCTGCTCGGCACCGATGAACTGGGTCGCGACCTGCTGTCGCGCTTGATCCAGGGTTCGCGCCTGTCGCTGATGATCGGCTTGTCGTCGGTGGTGATGTCGTTGATCCCGGGGATCCTGCTGGGCCTGTTCGCCGGGTTCTTCCCGCGTCTACTAGGCCCGACCATCATGCGCCTGATGGACATCATGCTGGCCCTGCCCTCCTTGCTGCTGGCCGTGGCGATTGTCGCCATCCTCGGCCCTGGCCTAATCAACACCGTGATCGCCATCGCCATCGTGTCCCTGCCGTCCTACGTGCGCCTGACCCGCGCCGCGGTGATGGGCGAGCTGAACCGTGACTACGTGACGGCCGCGCGCCTGGCCGGTGCCGGCCTGCCCCGCCTGATGTTCATCACCGTGCTACCCAACTGCATGGCTCCGCTGATCGTCCAGGCAACCCTGAGTTTTTCCTCGGCGATTCTCGATGCCGCCGCCCTGGGCTTCCTCGGCCTCGGCGTGCAACCGCCAACCCCGGAGTGGGGCACCATGCTGGCCTCGGCCCGCGACTACATCGAACGCGCCTGGTGGGTGGTAAGCCTGCCTGGCTTGACCATTTTGCTCAGCGTGCTGGCAATCAACTTGATGGGCGACGGCCTGCGCGATGCGCTGGACCCGAAACTCAAGAACGCCGCCTGA
- a CDS encoding ABC transporter permease subunit, whose amino-acid sequence MFSFIARRLGLLIPTFFGITLLTFALIRMIPGDPVEVMMGERRVDPEMHAQAMERLGLNKPLYAQYLDYIGKLAQGDLGESLRTRESVWSEFTSLFPATLELSMAALLFAGILGLLAGVIAALKRGSLFDHGVMGISLAGYSMPIFWWGLILIMFFSVSLGWTPVSGRIDLLYDIEPVTGFMLIDTLLADDTGAFLDALHHLILPAIVLGTIPLAVIARMTRSSMLEVLREDYIRTARAKGLSPSRVVFVHGLRNALIPVLTVVGLQVGTLLAGAVLTETIFSWPGIGKWLIEAIGARDYPVVQNGILLIACLVILVNFVVDILYGFANPRIRHQR is encoded by the coding sequence ATGTTTAGTTTTATTGCCCGCCGACTGGGGTTGTTGATCCCCACCTTTTTCGGCATCACCCTGCTGACTTTCGCGTTGATTCGCATGATTCCTGGCGACCCTGTGGAAGTCATGATGGGCGAACGCCGGGTCGACCCCGAAATGCACGCTCAGGCAATGGAACGCCTTGGCCTGAACAAGCCGCTGTATGCCCAGTACCTGGACTACATCGGCAAACTGGCCCAGGGCGACCTCGGTGAATCGCTGCGCACCCGTGAAAGTGTCTGGAGCGAGTTCACTTCGCTATTCCCCGCGACCCTCGAACTGTCCATGGCTGCCCTGCTGTTCGCCGGGATCCTCGGTTTGCTGGCCGGGGTGATCGCGGCCCTCAAGCGCGGATCGCTGTTCGACCATGGGGTGATGGGCATCTCCCTGGCCGGGTATTCGATGCCGATCTTCTGGTGGGGCCTGATCCTCATCATGTTCTTCTCGGTGTCTCTGGGCTGGACCCCGGTTTCCGGGCGGATCGACCTGCTCTACGACATCGAGCCGGTCACCGGTTTCATGCTGATCGACACCCTGCTGGCCGATGACACGGGCGCATTCCTCGACGCCCTGCACCACCTGATCCTGCCGGCCATCGTGCTCGGCACCATCCCGCTGGCGGTGATTGCGCGGATGACCCGCTCCTCGATGCTCGAAGTGCTGCGCGAAGACTACATCCGCACCGCACGGGCCAAAGGCCTGTCGCCGTCGCGCGTGGTGTTCGTCCACGGCCTGCGCAACGCGCTGATTCCGGTACTGACCGTGGTCGGCCTGCAGGTCGGCACGCTGCTGGCCGGTGCAGTCCTGACCGAGACCATCTTCTCCTGGCCCGGCATCGGTAAATGGCTGATCGAAGCCATCGGCGCCCGGGACTACCCCGTCGTACAAAACGGCATCCTGCTAATCGCCTGCCTGGTGATCCTGGTCAACTTCGTGGTGGACATCCTCTACGGCTTTGCCAACCCACGCATCCGTCATCAGCGCTGA